CGGTCGAGCGCATCACGGGAGGCCCGGGTCTGCCGGGACTTCTGCCGCCGCTCCAGCTCCTTGAGCGCCCCGGCCGTGCCGCGGGTGGTGGCCGCGGTGCCCTTGCCGGTTCCGCCGGCACCCAGGGCGGTCTTGAGTTCCTCGGTCTCGGTCTCGTTACGTCCGGCGGTCAGCGCCAGCGCCTCGGCCTCGGCGACGGCCACCATCTCCTCGGCGGCCGCGAACGCACGCGCCGGCGTCGCGGCATCGCGGGCCAGCCCGAGCGCCCGTTTTCGTCGTTCCCGAGCCTCGGGATCGGTGGCGAGCCGTCGGGCGCGGCCCACGTGGCCGCCACTGACCGAGGCCGCCCAGCGAGCGTCCGCCTCCGACAACCCGTCACCGGCGATCAGCACGTCGGCGATGGCGTCGACCGACGGCGTGGTCAGCGCGACGTGCCGGCATCGGGAGCGCAAGGTGATCGCGATGTCCTCGGGGTCCACCGACGGCGCGCACAGCAGGAACACCGTCGACGCCGGAGGCTCCTCCACCACTTTGAGCAGTGCATTCGCCGCACCCTCGGTGAGCCGGTCGGCGTCCTCGATCACCACGATCTGCCAGCGACCGGTCCCGGGCCGCCGCGACGCGATCTGGACGATCTCGCGCATCTCCTTGACGGCGATGGACAGCCCCTCGGGCACGATGCGGCGTACATCGGCGTGGGTGCCGGCCATCGTGGTCGTGCACGCCCGGCATTCACCGCAGCCCGGAGTGCCCTCGGACGTGCACTGTAGAGCCGCCGCGAAGCACAGCGCGGCGACCGAACGCCCGGAGCCGGGCGGGCCGGTGATCAACCACGCATGTGTCATGGTCCCGACGGTGGTGCCACTGTGCGGCGAATCACCCCGGGCCGCCATCGCGGCCGCCACCAGCTCCTGTTCCACCGCGTGCTGGCCCACCAGACGCGAAAACACCCCGCTCATCGTCCTCAACAGTAGTGGTCAAGCCGACACAACCACGTCACAGCGGCGCTCAACGTCCCCGCGGCCCGATACGGTAAACGGGTGACCACGGAGCCAATACCCATCGCGCGAATCGGTGCATTCGCGCGATGGGTGGCGCGTACCCCGTGGCCGGTGTTCACGCTGGGCATGCTGCAGGCCGACATCATCGGTGCGTTGTTCGTGCTCGGCTTCCTACGCTTCGGCCTGCCGCCGGAGGATCGCATCCAGCTCCAGGACCTGCCGGTGTTCAATCTGGCGATCTTCCTGGGCTACCTGTTCGTGTCGTTCACGGTCGGCGCCTATCTGGCCCTGCGGCTGCTGATCCCGGTGATCCGGTGGCAGCGCCGCGACACCCAGCTGTCCCAGTCGGACCCCGGCATCACCGAGCTGGCCCGGGCGCGGGCCCTGAAGATGCCGTTCTACCGCACCCTGATCAGCGTCACGAACTGGTTCCTGGGCTCGATCGTGTTCATCGTGGCCAGCTGGCCGGTGGCCAGCAAGTCCGCTCCCGTGGTGCTGGTCGCCACCGCGCTGGGCGCCACCGCCACCGCGATCATCGGCTACCTGCAGTCCGAGCGGGTGCTACGCCCGGTCGCCGTGGCGGCGCTGCGCGGCGGCGTGCCGGAGAACTTCCACGCGCCGGGCGTGATCCTGCGACAGGTGCTGACGTGGGTGCTGTCCACGGGCGTGCCGGTGCTGGCCATCGTGCTGGCCCTGGTGGCCAGCAAGTTCTCCATCCTGACCGCGTCCACCGACCGCCTGATCACCCCGCTGTTGCTGCTGGCCATCGCGGCGCTGGTGATCGGGCTGTCCGGCACCGTGCTGGTGGCGATGTCGATCGCCGACCCGCTGCGTCAGCTGCGCTGGGCGCTGGGCGAGGTGCAGCGCGGAAACTACAACGCGCACATGCAGATCTACGACGCCAGCGAGCTCGGCCTGCTGCAGGCCGGGTTCAACGACATGGTGCGCGAGCTGGCCGAGCGGCAGCGGTTGCGTGACCTGTTCGGCCGCTATGTCGGTGAGGACGTGGCCCGTCGCGCCTTGGAGCGGGGCACCGAGCTGGGCGGCCAGGAACGCGATGTGGCAGTGCTTTTCGTGGACCTGGTGGGGTCGACGCATCTGGCGTCGACCATCCCGGCCGGCGACGTGGTGAACCTGCTCAACGAGTTCTTCCGGGTCATCGTCGACACGGTCAACCG
The genomic region above belongs to Mycolicibacterium sp. HK-90 and contains:
- a CDS encoding DNA polymerase III subunit delta', translated to MSGVFSRLVGQHAVEQELVAAAMAARGDSPHSGTTVGTMTHAWLITGPPGSGRSVAALCFAAALQCTSEGTPGCGECRACTTTMAGTHADVRRIVPEGLSIAVKEMREIVQIASRRPGTGRWQIVVIEDADRLTEGAANALLKVVEEPPASTVFLLCAPSVDPEDIAITLRSRCRHVALTTPSVDAIADVLIAGDGLSEADARWAASVSGGHVGRARRLATDPEARERRKRALGLARDAATPARAFAAAEEMVAVAEAEALALTAGRNETETEELKTALGAGGTGKGTAATTRGTAGALKELERRQKSRQTRASRDALDRALIDLATYFRDALLVSSGATAVTANHPDMAEKVEAMAAHVPADRLLRCIEAVLECREALAINVKPKFAVDAMVATVGQALRG
- a CDS encoding adenylate/guanylate cyclase domain-containing protein, whose translation is MTTEPIPIARIGAFARWVARTPWPVFTLGMLQADIIGALFVLGFLRFGLPPEDRIQLQDLPVFNLAIFLGYLFVSFTVGAYLALRLLIPVIRWQRRDTQLSQSDPGITELARARALKMPFYRTLISVTNWFLGSIVFIVASWPVASKSAPVVLVATALGATATAIIGYLQSERVLRPVAVAALRGGVPENFHAPGVILRQVLTWVLSTGVPVLAIVLALVASKFSILTASTDRLITPLLLLAIAALVIGLSGTVLVAMSIADPLRQLRWALGEVQRGNYNAHMQIYDASELGLLQAGFNDMVRELAERQRLRDLFGRYVGEDVARRALERGTELGGQERDVAVLFVDLVGSTHLASTIPAGDVVNLLNEFFRVIVDTVNRHGGFVNKFQGDAALAIFGAPIEHPDASGGALAASRELHDELLSVLGTDIEFGIGVSAGRAIAGHIGAQARFEYTVIGDPVNEAARLTELAKLEEGHVLASAIAVSGALDAEALSWDVGEIVELRGRTVPTQLARPMNLVLPRDLEREAESDVSS